In Peptococcus niger, one genomic interval encodes:
- a CDS encoding MBL fold metallo-hydrolase produces the protein MNVETLVVGPIEANCYILYDADEKSAAIIDPGADAPKIIAAVERLGVKPQMVINTHGHYDHVGANDAVARHFDIPVYICREDAGMLGTPQDFFGMKVHTKAADVEMKDGDRLSLAGQTIQVILTPGHTRGGCVLYLPEAGIAFTGDTVFKGTVGRTDLDGGSFEDLVNSVQKRMAALPDETVLYPGHGPKTNLTFERRHNPYFRWGV, from the coding sequence ATGAACGTTGAAACGTTGGTTGTTGGGCCGATTGAAGCCAACTGCTATATCTTGTACGATGCGGACGAGAAATCCGCAGCGATTATCGATCCGGGGGCCGATGCGCCAAAAATTATCGCTGCTGTTGAGCGCCTGGGGGTAAAGCCGCAAATGGTGATCAACACCCATGGCCATTACGATCATGTGGGCGCTAACGATGCAGTGGCGCGCCACTTTGATATTCCCGTCTATATTTGTCGGGAAGATGCCGGTATGCTGGGGACTCCCCAGGACTTCTTCGGTATGAAGGTTCACACCAAGGCGGCAGATGTTGAAATGAAAGATGGCGACCGCCTTTCTCTGGCCGGCCAGACCATCCAGGTGATTTTAACCCCCGGGCATACACGGGGAGGGTGTGTTTTGTACTTGCCGGAGGCCGGCATTGCCTTTACCGGCGATACGGTCTTTAAAGGGACCGTTGGGCGGACCGATTTGGACGGGGGCAGTTTTGAAGACCTTGTCAACTCGGTCCAGAAACGGATGGCCGCCTTGCCTGATGAAACGGTCCTCTACCCGGGGCACGGGCCTAAGACAAACCTGACCTTTGAACGGCGCCATAATCCGTACTTTCGTTGGGGTGTATGA
- the thrC gene encoding threonine synthase, whose amino-acid sequence MFVSTRDNSKAVHASEAIMRGMVPEGGLYLPDQFPKLDLEAFRVHVEDSYQELAKWILGMLLDDFTEEEVASCVTAAYNEENFEQPSITPLVKLTEDRYILELWHGPTAAFKDLALQIMPHLLVTSLRKNHCQKKVVILVATSGDTGKAALEGFKNVPGTEVVVFYPHEGVSPMQELQMVTTDGNNTHVVAVKGNFDDCQTAVKELFADQDMIGQLDQIGYQFSSANSINWGRLSPQVVYYVAAYLNLVRRGQIKLGDYVDFSVPTGNFGNILAAYIAKEMGLPIGRLICASNENNVLTDFFRTGRYDANRPFYRTISPSMDILISSNLERYLYLKSGRKGTQIAKWMDELKESGQFTVDEDLKAAMAEDIAAADADENAAKDVIAKVFADSRYLLDPHTAVGVSAAGLSNRLVVVDATANPFKFVQAVSEALYPEQDTSHIDVLSLMEDLAEKTNTPIHRALGKLAQSGERPHPVIGIGEIRETVVSLLTEAASEEK is encoded by the coding sequence ATGTTTGTCAGCACCAGAGATAATAGTAAAGCAGTTCATGCATCGGAAGCCATTATGCGTGGCATGGTGCCGGAAGGCGGCCTCTATCTTCCGGATCAATTTCCGAAGCTGGACTTAGAGGCCTTTCGCGTCCATGTGGAAGATTCTTATCAGGAATTGGCCAAATGGATTTTAGGTATGCTGTTGGATGATTTTACCGAGGAAGAAGTTGCCTCTTGCGTAACAGCGGCATATAACGAAGAAAATTTTGAGCAACCGTCCATTACCCCCTTGGTGAAGTTGACGGAAGATCGCTATATTTTAGAACTTTGGCACGGCCCTACAGCGGCATTTAAAGACTTAGCCCTGCAAATTATGCCCCACCTTTTGGTCACCTCTTTGCGCAAGAACCATTGCCAAAAGAAGGTCGTTATTTTGGTGGCCACCTCCGGTGATACGGGTAAAGCCGCTCTGGAAGGCTTTAAAAACGTACCGGGAACAGAAGTGGTGGTCTTTTACCCCCATGAAGGGGTGAGCCCCATGCAGGAGCTGCAAATGGTGACCACTGACGGCAACAACACCCATGTGGTGGCCGTAAAAGGTAATTTTGACGATTGTCAGACGGCCGTGAAAGAGCTGTTTGCCGACCAGGATATGATTGGACAACTGGACCAAATCGGCTATCAATTTTCATCCGCCAATTCCATTAACTGGGGGCGGCTATCGCCGCAAGTGGTTTACTATGTGGCCGCCTACCTAAACTTGGTGCGCCGCGGTCAAATCAAGCTTGGCGATTATGTTGATTTTTCCGTCCCGACAGGTAATTTTGGCAATATTTTAGCTGCCTACATCGCCAAGGAAATGGGCCTGCCCATTGGTCGCCTGATTTGTGCCTCCAATGAGAACAATGTCTTGACCGACTTTTTCCGTACCGGCCGTTACGATGCCAACCGGCCCTTTTACCGGACCATCAGTCCGTCCATGGATATTTTGATTTCCAGTAATTTGGAGCGTTACCTGTATTTAAAATCAGGCCGCAAGGGTACTCAAATTGCCAAATGGATGGATGAATTAAAAGAAAGCGGTCAATTTACCGTTGATGAAGACCTGAAAGCCGCCATGGCAGAAGACATTGCTGCTGCCGATGCTGACGAAAACGCTGCCAAGGACGTTATTGCCAAGGTCTTTGCCGACAGCCGCTACCTGCTTGACCCACACACCGCCGTTGGTGTTTCCGCCGCCGGTTTATCCAACCGCCTGGTCGTCGTTGACGCCACCGCCAACCCATTTAAATTCGTACAGGCAGTCAGTGAGGCCCTCTACCCGGAACAAGATACCAGTCATATAGATGTCCTCAGCTTGATGGAAGACCTGGCCGAAAAAACCAACACCCCCATCCACCGCGCACTGGGCAAATTGGCACAAAGTGGCGAACGCCCCCATCCGGTAATTGGCATAGGAGAAATCCGAGAAACAGTGGTAAGCCTTTTAACAGAGGCAGCCTCGGAAGAAAAGTAG
- the hisS gene encoding histidine--tRNA ligase codes for MLTTRPRGINDILPGEVERWQALEAHIRRLFSLYHYEEIRTPIFEHTELFLRSVGETSDIVEKEMYSFEDKGLRHVTLRPEGTAGVVRAYIENRLFAGPAPQKLFYIGPMFRYDQPQAGRYRQFHQFGCEVLGSDAPVVDAEVITFAVDLFSRLGLQDLKVSLNTVGCPACRPAYEKALVAYFEAHLDDLCDTCKDRLHRNPLRILDCKEEGCTRLAAEAPTTLDYACDHCRDHFSSVRAYLDGVGIPYELDSTLVRGLDYYTQTAFEVIMTQKSGAQNAICGGGRYNKLVYNCGGKDTPGVGFAAGMERLLLILESQGIDIGQEAVPGVYLAPLDQEASQLAFQLAKALRAKDIAVEMDCMGKSLKAQMKTADRLKARYSVLIGENERLGGYATVRQMADGDQTEVPLDKLVIYLEERINHVATEKNA; via the coding sequence TTGCTAACCACAAGGCCTCGCGGCATTAATGATATACTGCCCGGCGAAGTGGAGCGCTGGCAAGCATTGGAAGCGCACATTCGTCGCTTATTTTCCCTGTATCATTATGAAGAAATTCGCACCCCTATTTTTGAGCATACGGAGCTTTTTCTGCGCAGCGTCGGGGAAACCAGTGATATTGTCGAAAAAGAAATGTACTCATTCGAGGATAAAGGTTTGCGCCATGTGACCCTGCGGCCGGAAGGCACTGCCGGCGTGGTGCGTGCTTATATTGAAAATCGCTTATTTGCCGGTCCGGCACCGCAAAAATTATTTTACATCGGGCCGATGTTTCGCTATGATCAGCCGCAGGCTGGGCGCTACCGCCAATTTCACCAGTTCGGCTGCGAAGTCTTGGGCAGCGATGCACCAGTGGTGGATGCTGAAGTCATCACCTTTGCGGTGGACTTGTTCAGTCGCCTGGGCCTGCAAGACCTGAAGGTCTCTTTGAACACGGTGGGTTGTCCGGCTTGCCGACCGGCCTATGAAAAAGCCTTGGTGGCGTATTTTGAAGCGCATTTGGATGACCTGTGTGATACTTGCAAGGACCGCTTGCATCGGAATCCCCTGAGAATTTTGGACTGTAAAGAAGAGGGCTGCACGCGCTTGGCAGCAGAAGCACCGACCACGCTCGATTACGCCTGCGACCACTGTCGGGATCATTTTTCCTCTGTCCGCGCCTATTTAGACGGGGTGGGCATTCCCTATGAACTGGACTCGACCCTGGTGCGGGGCTTGGATTATTATACGCAAACGGCTTTTGAAGTCATTATGACGCAAAAAAGCGGTGCTCAAAATGCCATTTGCGGTGGCGGCCGTTACAATAAACTGGTTTACAATTGCGGCGGGAAGGATACGCCGGGTGTTGGTTTTGCGGCCGGTATGGAACGGCTCTTGCTGATTTTAGAAAGCCAGGGCATTGACATTGGCCAAGAGGCGGTACCGGGTGTCTACTTGGCACCTTTGGATCAGGAGGCCTCGCAATTGGCCTTTCAATTGGCCAAGGCATTGCGGGCAAAAGACATTGCCGTTGAAATGGACTGTATGGGCAAAAGCCTGAAGGCACAAATGAAAACCGCCGATCGGTTAAAGGCTCGGTACAGTGTGCTGATTGGCGAAAATGAACGGCTGGGCGGTTATGCCACCGTGCGGCAAATGGCCGACGGCGATCAGACGGAAGTGCCCTTGGATAAACTTGTGATATATTTGGAAGAGAGGATCAATCATGTTGCCACTGAAAAAAACGCATGA
- a CDS encoding chromate transporter yields the protein MRLKGRLLGRLFLVFLRIGAFTFGGGYAMLPIIYKDICETEGWIDEDEMDRIILISQSLPGVMVVTCATQVGYRLQGLVGAVVCVLGATLPSLFIIMILANLIIAYRDNPHVAGMFFMIRAAVSGLVFGAAVKMGKQSLKTVFGWALIIAAAVLTYLSLFNPIFLIIAGALAGYVYSGLGKERL from the coding sequence ATGCGGTTAAAGGGGCGACTTTTGGGCAGGTTGTTTCTCGTATTTTTACGGATCGGCGCCTTTACCTTTGGTGGCGGTTACGCCATGCTGCCCATCATTTACAAAGATATTTGTGAAACGGAGGGCTGGATCGACGAAGATGAAATGGATCGCATTATTCTCATCTCTCAATCCTTGCCGGGCGTGATGGTGGTGACCTGCGCCACCCAGGTTGGCTACCGGTTGCAGGGGCTTGTGGGAGCGGTTGTCTGCGTCTTGGGCGCCACCCTGCCGTCTCTTTTCATCATTATGATTTTGGCAAATCTCATTATAGCCTATAGGGATAATCCCCATGTGGCAGGTATGTTCTTTATGATACGGGCAGCTGTTTCCGGCTTGGTTTTCGGGGCTGCTGTTAAAATGGGCAAGCAGAGCCTGAAAACCGTATTTGGCTGGGCGCTGATTATTGCGGCGGCAGTCTTGACCTATCTGTCCCTCTTTAATCCGATTTTCCTTATTATTGCCGGTGCCTTAGCCGGTTATGTATACTCTGGGCTTGGAAAGGAGCGCTTATGA
- a CDS encoding chromate transporter has translation MIYCQLFSIFFMIGVFCFGGGYAIVPFIQDSVVERGWITVSEFADIIAVSESTPGPISINTATFVGFKMAGIPGALVATFSLCLPAFILVMTVVRLLYTKRGAEFMNRIMDGIRPVVVGMIFFAAWTVGQSAFFETVPGLPAFSNALAVVIAVASVIASLRFHISPIKIIACSAVLGIGLSFL, from the coding sequence ATGATTTACTGCCAATTGTTCAGCATTTTCTTTATGATTGGGGTCTTCTGCTTTGGCGGCGGATATGCCATCGTTCCTTTTATTCAGGACTCAGTGGTGGAGCGGGGCTGGATTACTGTTTCTGAATTTGCGGATATTATCGCTGTTTCCGAAAGCACGCCCGGACCGATATCCATCAATACCGCTACCTTTGTCGGCTTTAAGATGGCCGGCATTCCCGGCGCCCTGGTGGCGACTTTCTCTCTGTGCCTGCCGGCCTTTATTTTGGTGATGACAGTGGTTCGCCTCCTCTACACCAAGCGGGGCGCAGAATTTATGAACCGGATTATGGACGGGATTCGACCGGTCGTGGTGGGCATGATTTTTTTTGCTGCCTGGACCGTTGGGCAAAGCGCTTTTTTTGAAACCGTTCCGGGCCTGCCGGCTTTTAGCAATGCTTTGGCGGTCGTCATAGCGGTGGCGTCCGTTATTGCGTCATTGCGCTTTCACATCAGCCCGATCAAGATTATTGCCTGCTCAGCGGTCCTGGGCATCGGGTTGAGCTTTCTTTAG
- the aspS gene encoding aspartate--tRNA ligase → MLPLKKTHECAALTEGHIGEEVILTGWVQKRRDHGGVIFIDFRDRSGIVQVTANPEICSAETFATAEHIRSEFVLGVRGTVKKRPEGMENENLSTGTIDVVASDIVIYNRSKTPPFYLTDDVDVDENKRLKYRYLDLRRPEMRDNLRLRHETMTAMRRSLDAQGFWEVDTPILMKSTPEGARDFLVPSRVNAGKFYALPQSPQQYKQLLMVAGVEKYYQVARCFRDEDLRADRQPEFTQLDLEMSFVDEEEVIATTETIIKDVFKATLNQEIPTPFPQMTWQEAMDRFGSDKPDTRFGYELVDLSDLAKDCGFKVFSGAVASGGVVKAINAKGCADLSRRTLDDLAKFVSIYGAKGLAYIVVEDGKLKSPITKFLDDALVQSILTRMDAEVGDIIFFGADSFKVVSDSLGHLRLKLGEMRGLIDENAFNFLWVREFPLLEYDDEEGRYTAVHHPFTAPIAEDLDTFADAPGRIRSRAYDVVLNGIELGGGSIRIHDRALQERVFDLLGLAPEVYEDQFNTLLEAFEYGAPPHGGLAIGLDRMLMLLCGRKTIRDVIPFPKTQSAVDLMVDAPSPVARQQLRDLHLKLDVKEAPSGDQA, encoded by the coding sequence ATGTTGCCACTGAAAAAAACGCATGAATGCGCCGCCCTTACTGAGGGGCACATCGGCGAAGAAGTCATATTGACCGGCTGGGTACAAAAACGTCGGGACCATGGCGGGGTTATTTTTATCGATTTTCGTGACCGCAGCGGGATCGTTCAAGTGACCGCCAATCCCGAAATCTGCTCTGCTGAAACCTTTGCTACCGCAGAGCACATCCGCAGTGAATTTGTGCTTGGCGTCCGGGGGACCGTTAAGAAACGACCGGAAGGCATGGAAAATGAGAACCTGTCCACCGGTACCATTGACGTAGTGGCCAGTGACATTGTCATCTATAACCGGTCTAAAACACCGCCTTTTTATTTGACGGATGACGTGGACGTAGATGAAAACAAACGCTTAAAATACCGCTACTTGGACCTGCGCCGTCCGGAAATGCGGGATAACCTGCGCCTGCGTCATGAAACCATGACGGCCATGCGCAGAAGCTTAGACGCCCAAGGCTTCTGGGAAGTGGATACGCCTATTTTAATGAAGAGCACGCCGGAAGGCGCCCGTGATTTCTTGGTGCCCAGTCGCGTCAATGCGGGTAAATTTTACGCCCTGCCCCAATCGCCCCAGCAGTACAAGCAGCTCCTGATGGTGGCCGGTGTGGAAAAATACTACCAGGTGGCCCGTTGCTTCCGCGATGAAGACTTACGCGCCGATCGCCAGCCGGAATTTACCCAGCTGGACTTGGAAATGTCTTTCGTGGATGAAGAAGAGGTTATCGCCACCACAGAAACCATCATTAAAGATGTTTTTAAAGCCACATTGAATCAAGAAATTCCCACGCCCTTTCCACAAATGACCTGGCAGGAAGCCATGGATCGCTTCGGCAGCGATAAACCGGATACCCGGTTTGGCTATGAGTTGGTTGACTTGTCCGATCTCGCCAAGGATTGCGGCTTTAAAGTCTTTAGCGGTGCTGTAGCCTCCGGTGGGGTGGTTAAAGCCATCAATGCCAAGGGCTGTGCCGACCTGAGCCGCCGGACTTTAGATGATTTAGCCAAATTCGTATCGATTTACGGGGCCAAGGGCTTGGCTTATATTGTCGTTGAAGACGGCAAATTAAAATCGCCCATTACCAAATTCTTAGACGATGCCCTGGTTCAGTCCATCTTGACACGGATGGATGCGGAAGTTGGCGATATTATCTTCTTCGGCGCCGATTCCTTTAAGGTTGTTTCCGACAGCTTGGGTCATTTGCGGCTGAAACTGGGAGAAATGCGCGGCCTGATTGATGAAAACGCTTTTAACTTCTTGTGGGTTCGAGAATTTCCTCTTTTGGAATACGATGATGAAGAAGGCCGTTATACCGCTGTCCACCATCCCTTTACCGCGCCGATTGCTGAAGACCTGGATACCTTTGCAGATGCACCGGGACGCATCCGTTCACGGGCCTATGACGTGGTTCTAAACGGGATTGAGCTGGGCGGCGGCAGCATTCGTATCCACGACCGGGCGCTGCAGGAGCGTGTATTTGACTTGCTGGGCCTGGCACCGGAAGTGTATGAAGACCAGTTCAATACCCTCTTGGAAGCCTTTGAATATGGGGCACCGCCTCATGGCGGATTGGCCATCGGCCTGGACCGGATGCTCATGTTGCTGTGTGGTAGAAAAACCATTCGTGACGTCATTCCCTTCCCAAAAACGCAAAGCGCTGTTGACCTTATGGTCGATGCGCCATCACCGGTGGCACGTCAGCAATTGCGTGACTTGCACCTGAAGCTTGATGTGAAAGAGGCCCCTAGCGGCGACCAGGCTTGA
- a CDS encoding S-layer homology domain-containing protein produces the protein MKNKKLCAGVLAASLIVSSTPFSTLNGELQAAEAPIVQMAHKDLKGHKYEALLERWIADGKLIGDDHGQINPDQPITRAELAAFINRVKGFQETTDISRFKDVPKDAWYATEVARAVKAGYLVGMGQDTFAPEGKVTAEQAVAVALRLSDLPRQTSKDIELPANLTVAPWAKDAFKEAIARGIFSTKDLQASLSSPSKRAENILWLDRSLNKNPVLSVPGSYKLGEVNNVEVQSLGVTIKDTTIAGQLTITAAPGEKGKVVTLENVKVNKPIIAPKDIDVIQDGKKAKTQEGSKDNVIIGGSSSSSSGGNGSSKKTQAESYNELPRIMDWLLNRPITNTELEKTFKAFPKGAKIIAPKTHQFTKSGTQKVTVTIEFPDKSTKQQDVTLNVKEKLDDYSGLTVKPIEAIKALDNDRGYVDGVYEGFALGYQKNLYVKVTVQNGKIVAVDKAGDGQIDDGGDYERRGFENVIKTIIDKQDPQSVAAQLNTKIDVTQAMYAFAAEKGHSDEAYKEAMKRFFSTEENAPRGIENIYRSQITAYDAIGKKVLHQLKAAKYDRVDVASGATWTGHGTANAIIDALNKANPKNNILGLEIKGDRVKFDRYAGKDKATGYDAGDPFNFSDYTIVFKKRGGQTETIKGADFAKNNIRVEQKENGKEIPDGMPLTEENIGHPLVEGLELNIVHKDSGVKKELLVLVNVAQKLKQKEFQYRIAGTDEWKNLYTPKPGFDRFKFTMPVPESTFKKIANQKIEVRVILEDKKGQQYILQGKPDQAFQVPSTPEETVSVNYGKDALQGGQKEKFDFYDVYTYMFKEISDNPGESGQLSEAQTALKNEIEKVKGWFASAKFMQVEFDKDKGGPLQEALTKAENGLKSGELSNNELKAEKEALIQAEKDFEAKMRAGIEDTLDVLTDGASQVDNEFIKEELDSLTEELSNLKQSESFSPANIQLAFYKSEKLFHRLDILEELPEAQELHKTRPGNKRLKDAIEAAKKGIEDSRMNNANLKAIYKELVDAMAEAKTQKPGKLANGEYSSINSVVILNDQDTLVQLPAEIQDRTVTKAVLKKGEEVIAEDKYVLDFAKRTLALKHLTASDAGKYTLLLQSDEYEDLELPFELRTGKTIQYTFKGLAHVKRIDKNDKTDERLKPARERGEKLDKTWTGATSYYLVATVTFNDKHEVEKFELNPAIAKEGVDPQNSAGSATLEQVDELTYTMEDGGEFSSGPIKDYGPIFIKNQDYWNNMIYGNPEEDPRTESFLEVIKRKGIKSKADFEGLQTLYDNANRNDKNIDAVSGATISSNAAKEAILDAFSQFEAQFK, from the coding sequence TTGAAGAACAAAAAACTATGTGCTGGAGTGCTTGCTGCCAGCTTGATTGTTAGCTCTACGCCTTTTTCAACTTTGAATGGAGAGCTGCAAGCTGCTGAGGCTCCTATTGTTCAAATGGCCCACAAGGACCTAAAAGGACACAAGTATGAAGCCCTTTTGGAACGGTGGATTGCCGATGGCAAATTGATAGGAGATGACCATGGTCAAATCAATCCAGACCAACCCATCACCCGGGCGGAATTGGCTGCTTTTATCAATCGGGTAAAAGGTTTTCAAGAAACGACGGATATCAGCCGTTTTAAAGATGTCCCGAAAGATGCCTGGTATGCTACAGAAGTTGCTCGTGCTGTTAAGGCCGGTTATCTTGTTGGGATGGGGCAAGATACCTTCGCTCCTGAGGGAAAGGTTACTGCGGAACAAGCGGTTGCGGTTGCTTTACGCCTTTCTGACCTGCCTAGACAAACCAGCAAAGATATCGAATTACCTGCAAACCTGACTGTCGCCCCTTGGGCTAAAGATGCGTTCAAAGAAGCTATTGCGAGAGGGATTTTCAGCACCAAGGATTTGCAAGCCAGTCTCAGCAGCCCGAGTAAACGTGCGGAAAATATTCTTTGGTTGGATCGGAGTTTAAATAAAAACCCAGTCCTTAGTGTTCCGGGAAGTTACAAGCTTGGAGAGGTTAATAATGTTGAGGTGCAAAGTCTCGGCGTAACCATTAAAGACACCACTATAGCTGGGCAGCTTACCATTACTGCTGCGCCTGGAGAAAAGGGCAAGGTGGTAACCCTTGAAAATGTGAAAGTCAACAAACCGATTATTGCTCCGAAAGATATAGACGTCATTCAAGATGGGAAGAAGGCGAAAACTCAGGAGGGGAGTAAAGATAACGTTATTATTGGCGGTTCGTCCAGTAGTAGCTCGGGAGGAAACGGTTCCTCTAAAAAAACTCAGGCAGAATCCTATAATGAGCTCCCTCGGATTATGGATTGGTTGCTCAACCGTCCCATAACCAATACAGAATTAGAAAAAACCTTTAAAGCATTCCCTAAGGGTGCAAAAATTATTGCACCTAAGACCCACCAATTCACAAAGTCAGGGACCCAAAAGGTAACCGTTACCATTGAATTTCCTGATAAAAGTACTAAGCAGCAGGATGTTACCTTAAATGTTAAAGAAAAACTGGATGATTATAGTGGCCTGACGGTAAAACCCATTGAAGCCATAAAGGCTTTGGATAATGATCGCGGTTATGTGGACGGCGTCTATGAAGGTTTTGCCTTGGGTTATCAGAAAAACTTATATGTCAAAGTTACGGTCCAGAATGGCAAAATTGTTGCGGTGGATAAAGCTGGAGATGGGCAAATTGATGATGGTGGCGATTATGAACGGCGTGGATTTGAAAATGTTATTAAGACAATCATTGATAAACAAGATCCGCAAAGCGTTGCTGCCCAGTTAAATACAAAAATAGACGTTACTCAGGCGATGTATGCTTTTGCTGCAGAAAAAGGACATAGTGACGAAGCCTATAAAGAGGCTATGAAACGGTTCTTCTCTACGGAAGAAAATGCTCCGCGCGGCATTGAAAATATTTACCGCAGCCAAATTACCGCTTACGATGCTATTGGTAAAAAAGTTTTGCATCAGCTGAAAGCCGCTAAATATGACCGAGTGGATGTCGCTTCCGGAGCCACATGGACCGGTCATGGGACAGCGAATGCAATCATTGATGCCCTCAATAAAGCGAACCCTAAAAATAATATCTTAGGATTGGAAATTAAAGGGGACCGGGTTAAGTTTGACCGATACGCCGGTAAAGATAAGGCAACGGGTTATGACGCAGGTGATCCCTTCAACTTTAGTGATTACACCATTGTCTTTAAAAAACGCGGTGGACAAACAGAAACGATTAAAGGGGCGGATTTCGCTAAAAATAACATTCGCGTTGAACAGAAAGAGAATGGTAAAGAAATTCCGGATGGGATGCCTTTAACGGAAGAAAATATCGGTCATCCTTTGGTAGAGGGCCTGGAACTGAACATTGTCCATAAAGATTCCGGGGTTAAAAAGGAACTCCTTGTTCTCGTTAACGTGGCTCAAAAATTGAAGCAAAAGGAATTCCAATATCGTATCGCCGGTACTGATGAATGGAAAAATCTCTATACGCCTAAGCCTGGTTTTGATCGCTTTAAATTTACCATGCCGGTTCCGGAGAGTACCTTTAAAAAGATTGCCAATCAAAAGATTGAAGTGCGCGTTATTTTAGAAGATAAAAAAGGACAGCAATATATTCTCCAAGGCAAACCGGACCAAGCCTTCCAAGTACCCTCTACTCCTGAAGAAACAGTTAGTGTGAACTATGGCAAGGACGCTTTGCAGGGCGGTCAAAAAGAAAAATTTGATTTCTACGACGTTTACACGTATATGTTTAAAGAAATCTCAGATAACCCTGGTGAGTCTGGCCAATTATCTGAAGCGCAGACAGCCTTAAAAAATGAAATTGAAAAAGTTAAAGGCTGGTTTGCAAGTGCGAAGTTCATGCAGGTGGAATTTGACAAGGATAAGGGCGGCCCTCTTCAAGAGGCCTTGACCAAGGCTGAAAACGGCCTTAAAAGTGGAGAGCTTAGCAATAATGAGTTGAAAGCGGAAAAAGAAGCCTTAATTCAAGCGGAAAAGGACTTCGAAGCAAAAATGCGTGCGGGTATTGAGGATACACTTGATGTATTAACGGATGGGGCAAGTCAAGTTGATAATGAGTTTATTAAAGAAGAATTAGACAGTCTTACCGAAGAATTGTCAAACTTGAAACAATCAGAATCCTTTAGTCCTGCTAATATCCAATTGGCCTTTTATAAAAGTGAAAAATTGTTCCACCGCCTTGATATCCTTGAAGAATTGCCTGAGGCGCAAGAACTGCATAAAACTCGACCGGGTAATAAGCGCTTAAAGGACGCGATTGAAGCGGCTAAAAAGGGCATTGAAGACTCTAGAATGAACAATGCAAATTTGAAAGCAATCTATAAAGAGTTGGTAGATGCCATGGCAGAAGCAAAAACGCAAAAACCCGGTAAATTGGCAAATGGTGAATACTCCTCTATAAATAGTGTCGTCATCCTTAATGATCAAGATACACTTGTGCAATTGCCTGCTGAAATTCAAGACAGAACTGTGACCAAGGCTGTTTTGAAAAAAGGTGAAGAGGTCATTGCTGAGGATAAGTATGTCTTAGACTTTGCTAAGCGAACCCTGGCTTTGAAACACCTGACAGCAAGTGATGCCGGGAAGTATACCCTGCTTCTTCAAAGCGATGAGTATGAAGATTTAGAATTGCCTTTTGAACTTCGCACCGGGAAGACGATTCAGTATACCTTTAAAGGGCTTGCCCATGTAAAGCGGATTGATAAAAACGATAAAACGGATGAACGATTAAAGCCGGCGCGTGAACGTGGGGAAAAACTTGATAAGACTTGGACAGGTGCAACAAGCTACTACTTGGTAGCAACCGTTACCTTTAACGATAAACATGAAGTTGAGAAGTTTGAATTAAATCCTGCTATAGCTAAAGAGGGCGTTGATCCCCAAAATAGCGCGGGATCTGCTACCCTTGAGCAAGTGGATGAGCTTACTTACACTATGGAAGATGGTGGAGAATTCTCCTCTGGTCCGATTAAAGACTATGGTCCTATTTTCATAAAAAATCAAGATTATTGGAACAATATGATCTATGGAAATCCAGAAGAGGACCCGCGCACAGAGAGCTTCCTTGAGGTGATTAAAAGAAAGGGGATTAAATCTAAGGCTGATTTTGAAGGTTTGCAAACGCTTTATGACAATGCAAATCGTAATGATAAAAATATTGATGCAGTAAGCGGTGCTACAATTAGTTCAAATGCAGCAAAAGAAGCTATTTTAGACGCTTTCTCGCAGTTTGAAGCTCAGTTCAAGTAA
- a CDS encoding YerC/YecD family TrpR-related protein, whose product MYESKLASPSLDRLFEAISVLETREEYYRFFEDICTISELHAIAQRLDVAVMLSEDETYTHIAETTGASTATISRVKKCLNYGANGYRIALARMDVKASKTEEEEG is encoded by the coding sequence ATGTACGAATCTAAATTAGCAAGCCCTTCTCTGGATCGACTTTTTGAAGCCATTTCGGTTTTGGAAACCAGAGAAGAATACTATCGTTTTTTTGAAGATATTTGCACCATTTCAGAACTCCATGCCATCGCTCAACGGTTGGATGTGGCTGTGATGTTGTCAGAAGATGAAACCTATACGCATATAGCGGAAACCACCGGTGCCAGTACAGCAACCATCAGCCGGGTGAAAAAATGCTTGAATTACGGTGCCAACGGGTATCGTATTGCCTTGGCGCGGATGGACGTCAAGGCCTCGAAGACAGAAGAAGAGGAAGGTTAA